Proteins encoded together in one Benincasa hispida cultivar B227 chromosome 1, ASM972705v1, whole genome shotgun sequence window:
- the LOC120076728 gene encoding cation/H(+) antiporter 4-like encodes MWKVKMCLYYLQILDQEGNTMRNLNCSVIEKAPCSVAILVDKGHLGSIPSMASSGVKCQYTVCVIYMGGNDDREAISFAKRLTKDTRIELTVLKLGSCMEDQGTSKWEKMLDSEVIKDFKMTCLGDGRVRFLEEISVDGPQTALRLREMVNVFDLMIVGRRKGLESSSPQTSGLSEWNEFPELGVLGDLIASLDNNTRSSVLVIQQQK; translated from the exons ATGTGGAAAGTCAAGATGTGCTTGTATTACTTGCAGATTTTGG ACCAAGAAGGCAACACAATGAGGAATTTGAATTGCAGTGTGATTGAAAAAGCGCCTTGTTCGGTAGCCATCTTAGTAGACAAAGGGCATTTAGGAAGCATTCCTTCAATGGCATCTTCAGGAGTGAAATGTCAGTATACAGTATGTGTGATATACATGGGAGGGAATGATGACAGAGAGGCAATTTCATTTGCAAAGCGTTTAACAAAGGACACAAGGATTGAACTAACAGTGCTGAAACTTGGGAGTTGTATGGAAGATCAGGGgacaagtaagtgggagaaaatgCTTGATTCAGAGGTTATCAAAGATTTCAAAATGACATGTTTGGGAGATGGGAGAGTGAGATTTTTAGAGGAAATAAGTGTAGATGGACCTCAAACAGCATTGAGACTTAGAGAAATGGTGAATGTATTTGATCTTATGATTGTAGGCAGAAGAAAAGGGTTGGAATCATCATCACCTCAAACTTCTGGTCTTAGTGAATGGAATGAATTTCCAGAGCTTGGAGTTCTTGGGGACTTGATTGCATCACTAGATAACAACACAAGATCTTCTGTCTTGGTAATACAACAACAGAAATAA